One genomic segment of Pseudomonas fortuita includes these proteins:
- a CDS encoding CitMHS family transporter, producing the protein MLTFLGFAMVITFMYLIMTKRLSALIALILVPILFALFGGFSAKIGPMMLEGISKLAPTGVMLMFAILYFALMIDSGLFDPAVRKILKLVKGDPLKVSVGTAVLALVVSLDGDGATTYMICCAAMLPMYSRLGMSPRIMAGLIILAGGVMNMTPWGGPTARAASALHVDPSDIFVPMIPAMLFGVLAILAIAYMYGKRERARLGELHLPTDDIDHSEITVSQFPEARRPKLLYFNGALTAALMVALIAGVLPLPVLFMIAFSIAMIVNYPCLQQQKDRIAAHAGSVLAVTGLIFAAGIFTGILSGTGMVDAMSKSLLAVIPEALGPYLAVITAIVSMPFTFFMSNDAFYYGVLPVLAEAASHYGITPVEMARASIVGQPVHLLSPLVPSTYLLVALAGIEFGDHQRFTLKWAVLVCLCIMLAALLMGIFPLFSSL; encoded by the coding sequence ATGCTGACCTTCCTCGGCTTTGCCATGGTCATCACCTTCATGTACCTGATCATGACCAAGCGCCTGTCGGCCTTGATCGCGTTGATTCTGGTACCCATCCTGTTTGCCCTGTTCGGGGGCTTTTCTGCCAAGATCGGCCCCATGATGCTCGAAGGCATCAGCAAGCTCGCACCTACCGGCGTGATGCTGATGTTCGCCATCCTGTACTTCGCCCTGATGATCGACTCTGGCCTGTTCGACCCGGCCGTGCGCAAGATCCTGAAGCTGGTGAAGGGCGACCCGCTCAAAGTCTCTGTCGGCACTGCCGTGCTGGCCTTGGTGGTCTCCCTCGACGGTGACGGCGCCACGACCTACATGATCTGCTGCGCCGCCATGCTGCCCATGTACAGCCGCCTGGGGATGAGCCCGCGGATCATGGCCGGCCTCATCATTCTCGCCGGCGGGGTCATGAACATGACCCCGTGGGGTGGCCCCACTGCCCGCGCCGCCAGCGCCCTGCACGTCGACCCGTCGGACATCTTCGTGCCAATGATCCCGGCCATGCTGTTCGGCGTGCTGGCGATCCTGGCCATTGCCTACATGTACGGCAAACGGGAACGTGCCCGCCTGGGCGAGCTGCACCTGCCGACCGATGACATCGACCACAGCGAAATCACCGTTTCGCAATTTCCGGAAGCACGTCGGCCCAAACTGCTGTACTTCAACGGTGCGCTGACCGCCGCCCTGATGGTCGCGCTGATCGCCGGTGTGCTGCCGCTGCCAGTGCTGTTCATGATCGCCTTCAGCATCGCCATGATCGTCAACTACCCGTGCCTGCAACAGCAGAAGGACCGTATAGCCGCCCACGCTGGCAGCGTGCTGGCCGTGACCGGGCTGATCTTCGCCGCCGGCATCTTCACCGGCATCCTGTCGGGTACCGGCATGGTCGACGCCATGTCCAAGAGCCTGCTGGCAGTCATCCCAGAAGCGCTGGGCCCATACCTGGCGGTAATCACCGCGATCGTGAGCATGCCGTTCACCTTCTTCATGTCCAACGATGCCTTCTACTACGGCGTACTGCCCGTGCTGGCCGAAGCCGCCAGCCACTACGGCATCACCCCAGTGGAAATGGCCCGTGCGTCGATCGTCGGGCAGCCGGTACACCTGCTCAGCCCGCTGGTACCCTCCACGTACCTGCTGGTGGCCCTGGCCGGTATCGAGTTCGGCGATCATCAGCGCTTCACGCTCAAGTGGGCAGTGCTGGTATGCCTGTGCATAATGCTCGCCGCACTGCTGATGGGGATTTTCCCGCTGTTCAGTAGTCTTTAA
- a CDS encoding GFA family protein, translating to MQNVTEGGCHCGALRYRLEGDLTDVAHCHCTICRRVSGGLVVTWLTLPGSGFKWLAGEPNCYVAPASCNRYFCGHCGAHVALVTTHSPETVDVTVATLDHPERVRATRHIWVGSRLPWLHLDEALPEEDGESQ from the coding sequence ATGCAGAATGTGACCGAAGGGGGCTGTCATTGCGGCGCCTTGCGTTACCGATTGGAGGGTGACCTGACAGACGTTGCCCACTGCCATTGTACGATCTGCCGCCGGGTAAGCGGCGGGCTGGTGGTCACCTGGCTCACCCTGCCCGGTTCGGGGTTCAAGTGGCTGGCGGGCGAACCCAACTGCTATGTGGCGCCGGCCAGTTGCAACCGGTACTTCTGCGGGCATTGCGGGGCGCATGTGGCGCTGGTGACTACGCACAGCCCTGAGACGGTTGACGTGACGGTGGCGACGCTGGATCACCCGGAGCGGGTGCGGGCCACCCGGCATATCTGGGTGGGTAGCCGGCTGCCCTGGTTGCATCTGGATGAAGCTTTGCCAGAAGAGGATGGCGAAAGCCAGTAA
- a CDS encoding DUF7844 domain-containing protein, producing MNRMRTWLLGCALTLLGTPALADLQLQLQASGLDPQQTQATQALLDEAMGKLPPRFKQQLDRRVRVSWSDTLPADAYGQASLVSTLELNRRLLPSLTDGSAATERTNRPHGTVREELLATVLHELTHIYDRARLWPAAENSLIARCKRQQGTLGKIGLPEACRGQAERRFTLSDDPRLLDLAGWQQYVGRRGEREQHNGQFVRSPDSYELSSPKEYIAVNMEYFLLDPSYGCRRPALNQYLREHFGWAPQQDTCVKGLPFINAGSDFARQPLGEIDPERVYEVDYLLAEANQNLVSRWGHSMLRLVICKPGRPRGPDCRLDLDQSLVLSYRAFVNDVQLSSWDGLVGVYPSRLFVLPLGQVIDEYTKTELRSLASVPLRLSREEVESLVRQAAEMHWSYDGNYWFLSNNCAVESLKLLRSGTANPRLNDLDSIMPNGLLAVLKGRGLADTSVLDNPREALRLGYRFDSYRDRYQAMFEVLRKQLPIKQALVEDWLALDAEQRRPWFAKADLRTSAALLLLEQASLRRQLLLAQDEVKQRYLNAAALKDGSINKADATLKQMLANSGFLSRPAELLDAKGYGLPQPEERKHLEQVSSERQAQLLRLSTSLDKEVRALLEPSRAKEIAAVEANVKQIGEHLRALHKAAGGLQL from the coding sequence GTGAACCGCATGCGTACCTGGCTGCTCGGCTGCGCCCTGACGCTGCTCGGTACGCCCGCATTGGCCGACCTGCAGCTCCAGCTGCAGGCATCGGGCCTCGACCCACAACAAACCCAAGCCACCCAGGCACTGCTTGACGAGGCCATGGGCAAACTGCCCCCTCGCTTCAAGCAGCAGCTGGACCGCCGCGTGCGGGTGAGCTGGAGCGACACCCTGCCGGCCGATGCCTACGGCCAGGCATCGCTGGTGTCCACCCTTGAGCTCAACCGTCGCCTGCTGCCCAGCCTCACCGACGGCAGCGCCGCAACCGAGCGTACCAATCGCCCACACGGCACAGTGCGTGAAGAACTGCTGGCCACCGTGTTGCATGAGCTCACCCATATCTACGACCGTGCCCGCCTGTGGCCCGCTGCCGAGAATTCGCTGATTGCCCGCTGCAAGCGCCAGCAAGGCACGCTGGGCAAGATCGGCCTGCCAGAAGCGTGCCGCGGCCAAGCCGAGCGCCGCTTCACCCTTAGCGACGACCCGCGCCTGCTCGACCTGGCTGGCTGGCAGCAGTACGTGGGCCGACGCGGCGAGCGCGAACAGCACAACGGCCAGTTCGTGCGCAGCCCCGACAGTTATGAACTGAGCAGCCCCAAGGAGTACATCGCGGTCAACATGGAGTATTTTCTCCTCGACCCGAGCTACGGTTGTCGCCGCCCGGCGCTGAACCAGTATCTGCGCGAGCACTTCGGTTGGGCCCCCCAACAGGACACTTGCGTCAAGGGCCTGCCGTTCATCAACGCTGGCAGCGACTTCGCTCGCCAGCCGTTGGGTGAAATCGATCCCGAGCGGGTCTATGAAGTGGACTACCTGCTGGCCGAAGCCAACCAGAACCTGGTCAGCCGTTGGGGCCACAGCATGCTGCGCCTGGTGATCTGCAAGCCCGGCCGCCCACGCGGGCCGGACTGCCGCCTTGACCTCGACCAGAGCCTGGTGCTGTCGTACCGCGCCTTCGTCAACGATGTGCAGCTGTCCAGCTGGGACGGCCTGGTCGGTGTCTACCCCTCGCGATTGTTCGTACTGCCGCTGGGGCAGGTGATCGATGAGTACACCAAGACCGAACTGCGTAGCCTGGCCTCGGTACCCTTGAGGCTCAGCCGCGAAGAAGTCGAGAGCCTGGTGCGTCAGGCAGCCGAGATGCACTGGAGCTATGACGGCAACTATTGGTTCCTGTCCAACAACTGTGCGGTGGAGTCGTTGAAACTGCTGCGCAGCGGCACCGCCAACCCACGCCTGAACGACCTCGACAGCATCATGCCCAACGGTTTGCTGGCCGTGCTCAAGGGCAGGGGGCTGGCCGATACCAGCGTGCTGGACAACCCGCGCGAGGCATTACGCCTTGGCTACCGCTTCGATTCCTACCGAGACCGCTACCAGGCGATGTTCGAGGTACTGAGGAAGCAGCTGCCGATCAAGCAGGCCCTGGTGGAAGACTGGCTGGCCCTGGATGCCGAGCAACGCCGCCCCTGGTTCGCCAAAGCCGACCTGCGCACCAGCGCTGCGTTGCTGCTGCTGGAACAGGCCAGCCTGCGCCGGCAGTTGCTGCTGGCCCAGGACGAGGTCAAGCAGCGCTACCTGAATGCAGCGGCGCTGAAAGATGGCAGCATCAACAAAGCTGACGCCACCCTCAAGCAGATGCTCGCGAACAGCGGTTTCCTCAGCCGCCCTGCAGAATTGCTCGATGCCAAAGGCTACGGGCTGCCACAACCCGAGGAGCGTAAGCACCTTGAGCAGGTGAGCAGCGAACGCCAGGCACAGCTGTTGCGCTTGAGTACCAGCCTGGACAAAGAGGTGAGGGCATTGCTGGAGCCATCGCGCGCCAAGGAAATTGCCGCCGTCGAGGCCAATGTGAAACAGATCGGTGAGCATTTGCGGGCGCTGCATAAAGCTGCGGGTGGCCTGCAATTGTAA
- a CDS encoding DUF2388 domain-containing protein, producing the protein MRKPLIAASLGMLLLADLAHAQTLVATSNIIVRAFGRSIDFTSDTTTSIRDSKVVREAHDDAASFVASNGDIRGVQLEAAFNTLRERVPEARGASDQVLAEAILAL; encoded by the coding sequence ATGCGTAAACCGCTGATTGCCGCTAGCCTCGGCATGTTGCTGCTGGCCGACCTGGCCCATGCACAGACCTTGGTGGCCACCAGCAACATCATCGTGCGTGCCTTTGGCCGCTCGATCGACTTCACCTCAGACACCACCACCTCGATTCGCGACTCCAAAGTAGTCCGCGAAGCGCACGATGACGCCGCCAGCTTCGTCGCCAGCAATGGCGACATTCGCGGTGTCCAGCTTGAGGCCGCCTTCAACACTCTGCGCGAGCGTGTGCCAGAAGCACGTGGCGCCAGCGACCAGGTACTGGCTGAAGCCATCCTCGCGCTGTGA
- a CDS encoding DUF2388 domain-containing protein: MRYLLPLLFSVAGMASAHAMDTTTQGMVITGYVTSQVTSAPFDRKLVRQARDDAAAFVASDGQIRGVRLEAALESLRHNCSQHAVGDLELAQAILVQ; encoded by the coding sequence ATGCGTTATCTGTTGCCACTGCTGTTCTCTGTTGCAGGTATGGCCAGTGCCCATGCCATGGATACCACCACGCAAGGCATGGTCATCACTGGCTATGTCACCAGCCAGGTCACCAGCGCACCGTTCGATCGCAAGCTGGTTCGCCAGGCGCGCGATGATGCTGCTGCCTTCGTTGCCAGCGACGGCCAGATCCGCGGTGTTCGGCTGGAAGCCGCGCTGGAATCATTACGCCACAATTGTTCACAGCACGCCGTCGGCGACCTGGAACTGGCGCAGGCAATTCTCGTCCAATAG
- a CDS encoding DUF2388 domain-containing protein, which translates to MSRKYLIGAALMLSLAGTANATSFVVTTDAVVGAVAASTDATSDVTSSFKDDKIVQAARDDAASFVGSQGDIRGAKLESAFLHIRSQMPDLQASDAQLAQAILAL; encoded by the coding sequence ATGTCCCGTAAATACCTGATTGGCGCCGCCCTGATGCTGAGCCTGGCCGGCACCGCAAACGCCACCAGCTTCGTTGTCACCACCGACGCCGTTGTCGGCGCGGTGGCCGCATCCACCGATGCCACTTCCGACGTCACCTCTTCGTTCAAAGACGACAAGATCGTGCAGGCCGCCCGTGACGACGCCGCCAGCTTCGTTGGCAGCCAGGGCGACATCCGTGGGGCCAAGCTGGAAAGCGCTTTTTTGCACATCCGTTCGCAGATGCCTGACCTGCAAGCCAGCGACGCGCAATTGGCCCAGGCTATCCTGGCGCTCTGA